The Lysobacter gummosus sequence CGAGAACGCCTGCGGCTGGCCCTTGCACCACTGCAGGCACAGACGGCCGGCGACGGTGATCGAATCGATGAAGAGCGTGCGGTACCGATCAAGCACGGCGGGATCGCCGTAGCGCGCACACACCTGCTCGTAGTGCCATGGGCTGAACGGCTGACCATCGCGCAGGGCCGGGTTCGGGCCGCCCAGAAACACCGCCAAGTCCCGGCAGTCTTCCCAGGTTCGTGGGCGCAGGCTGTCGCCCGACCAGTCCTTGACGGCCAGGTCGCCGGCTTCGATGTCCACGAACAACGTCGTCGCCGGATCGAGGGTCCACAACTGGAAGGTCTTACCCAGACCCCAGCGCCCGATCAGCACGCCTTTGACGCCGCGAACTTCGGCCAAGCGCTGGTCGGCGGTCACAATAGGCAGGGCCATCAGCGGCACCCCCCACTCAAAATCGCGAAATCGATCACGGTTCATCCTCCGTCATGGAGAGGCGGAACGTGGGCTTGCCGGTCTTGAGCGTCCGCGCGGCATCGAAGGAACTCCGCAACGAGGCGGGCCACGCGTTGTATTGGGTTTCGCTGATCCGGTAGGTGACCTCCACGAACTCAGCGGGATCTTCGCCGGCCGCGCGGATACGCTCGACAATGCGTGCGAGCTGCGCTTGGTCCCAGTCGATCTTCTTCGGCAACTCGACACTGACACGGATGTCGCCATCGGCGAAGCTCACCGTGCCGCTGTCCTTGCCGGCGGCCAGACGCGCCTGCACCGCGGTGCGGCTGTAGCGCAAGTCAAGCGCACGATCGATCCAGTCGGCATTCGCCTTCGCGGTCGCCAGCGCATCGACGGCCTGCTGCTTCAGGTCGAGCAGCAGCTCGGGCGCGAAGTCGGCCAGCTCCGACGCGGGCCGCCCGATGAAACGTTCCAGCAATGTCATGCCGTCACCTGCGCCGGAGTCGTCGTGGACGACCGCATCGAGGCGGTTTCGAACTGCTCGACGTCGTCGCGCCGGTAACGCACGTGGCCGGCGATCTTGCAAAAGCGCGGACCGATGCCTTCGGTGCGCCAGCGCTCCAAGGTCTTCGCCGGCACGCGCCAATGCGCCGACAGTTCCTCGGGCGAAAAGAAACCACTGCTCATGTTCTGCTCCTTGTTTGCGGCGTGTTCGGCCGTGTAAGAAGCGTCGGTCAAGCGAAGTGAGGAATGAAAGGGGGGAA is a genomic window containing:
- a CDS encoding ATP-binding protein, with the protein product MALPIVTADQRLAEVRGVKGVLIGRWGLGKTFQLWTLDPATTLFVDIEAGDLAVKDWSGDSLRPRTWEDCRDLAVFLGGPNPALRDGQPFSPWHYEQVCARYGDPAVLDRYRTLFIDSITVAGRLCLQWCKGQPQAFSEKTGKPDTRGAYGLMGQEMVGWLTHIQHTRGKHIWFVGILDERTDDFNKKVYELQIDGSKTGLELPGIVDEVITLAQIASGDGPPYRAFVCHTANPWGFPAKDRSGRLDQIEPPNLGQLMRKLGAPEAAAPNDIPLH
- a CDS encoding helix-turn-helix domain-containing protein, which gives rise to MSSGFFSPEELSAHWRVPAKTLERWRTEGIGPRFCKIAGHVRYRRDDVEQFETASMRSSTTTPAQVTA